TGCCCGCCGGGCGGGACGCCGCCTTCGAGGTAGCAGCGGAACCGGTCGGCGTGCATGTTCGAGCCGTAGCTCGCGTACCAGACCAGATCGTGTTCGGACTGATCGAGCGACATCCCGCCATGATCGCGCACTCGGCCCCGCCGCACGTGCGACGATCGCCGCTGAATCGAATCCACCCGCGAGGAGGCGGCGCCATGGAACTGCCCGAAGGCCTGCTGGACCTGCTCTGCAAGCCGAGCCCGTGCTTCGTCGCCACCGCGATGCCCGACGGCGCGCCGCAGCTCACCCAGACCTGGTGCGACACCGACGGCGACCACGTCCTGATCAACACGGTGGAAGGCGCGCAGAAGGTGCGCAACCTCCGCCGCGACCCGCGAGTCGCCGTGAACGTCACCGACCCGGAGAGCTCCGCCCGCTACTACGCGCTGCGCGGCCGGACCGTGGACATCCGCCACGACGGCGCCGTGGAGCACATCCACGAGCTCTCGCACCGCTACCTGGGCATGCCGTACCCGTGGTTCGGCGGCGAACGCGAAGAAGACCGGCTACTGGTCCGAATCCGAGTCGACAGCCTCAGTTTTGTGGGGTGAGTCGGGGTCGTTCTGCGTTGGTGGTCGGGTGGCGGAACCTCAGTCGGTCTCTCGCTGCGGGATGTTTTTCCCGAGTGGCTCCGCCACGAGGGAAAAAGCCGTCCTAGCGAGAGACCGACTGAGAACCCGCGGGTGGTCCATTCGCGTGCGTGGTCACCGCTCAGCGGCTTCGCCGCTGACAGGACACTGCTGAAAAGCCGCTCTGCGAGCGGGTTTTCCGGTGTGGGGCTGTGGGTTGAGTGATCACGGGGTGCTGGTGGCGGGTTCGGGGGTCGGGATGTCGTGGGTTTCCGGGGGTGGGCGGCGGAACAGGTCGGTGCGGTAGGCGAGGTAGGCGGTGCCGAGGACCAGCCAGCTGAGACCGAGCGTCAGCGCCGCCGGGTCCAGGTTCACCAGCAGCCACAGGTCGATCAGCGCTCCGATGCCGGGCAGCAGCACGTGCGACCACCACGGCAGCCGCCTTCCTCCCTTGCGCTCGCGCAGGAACAGGCCGATCACGCTCAGGTTGACCGCGGTGAACGCGACGAACGCGCCGAAGTTGATGAACGACGTGGACGTTGAGACGTCGAGGAACATCGCGACGAGCCCGATCGCGCCGGTGAGCGCGAGGTTCACGGCGGGAGTGCGGAACCTCGGGTGCACCCGGCCGAACAGCCTGCGCGGCAGCACGTCGTCGCGGCCCATCGCGAACAGCAACCGCGCCGCCCCGGCCTGCGCGGCCAGGCCCGAGGCGAACTGCGCGACGACCAGGCCCGCCAGCAGCAGCGCCGCGACGGCGTCCCCGGCGATGGTGCGCGCGATCTCGAAGACCGCCGAATCCGGTGCGGCGAAAGCGGATCCGGGGTGCGCCAGCTGCGTCGAGTAGGCGACGACCACGAAGATGCCGCCGCCGATGAGCGTGATGAGCAGGATCGCGCGCGGCATCGTCCGGCGCGGATCCACCGTCTCCTCGGTGAGCGTGGTGACCGCGTCGAACCCGAGGAACGAGTACGCCGCCAGCGCCGCCCCGGCCGACACGCCCGCGGCGGTGGTGGCCGGGTTCAGGAACGGCTCGCCGCTCAGCAGCGCCCCGGCCCCGCCGAGCTCGAACACGTGGCGCAACGACAGCAGCACGAAGATCGCGATGACGAGCACCTGGAAGGCCATCAGCGCGTAGTTCGCCTTGTCCGCGACCTTGATCCCGAGCACGTTCAAGCAGGTGGTGGCCGCGATGAACGCCACGATCCACATCCAGAACGGCACCGCGGGGAACTGCGCCTGCAGGTAGGTGCCGCCGAGCAGCCAGATCACCATCGGCAGGAAGAAGTAGTCCAGCAGCACCGCCCAGCCC
This window of the Saccharopolyspora gloriosae genome carries:
- a CDS encoding PPOX class F420-dependent oxidoreductase, encoding MELPEGLLDLLCKPSPCFVATAMPDGAPQLTQTWCDTDGDHVLINTVEGAQKVRNLRRDPRVAVNVTDPESSARYYALRGRTVDIRHDGAVEHIHELSHRYLGMPYPWFGGEREEDRLLVRIRVDSLSFVG
- a CDS encoding APC family permease codes for the protein MPESAPALHRSLRLRSVVLFGVAYMAPMIVLGTFGVVAEETSGSVPTAYLLAMVAMLFTAHSYGKMAAAHPVAGSAYTYARRTLDSRAGFLVGWAVLLDYFFLPMVIWLLGGTYLQAQFPAVPFWMWIVAFIAATTCLNVLGIKVADKANYALMAFQVLVIAIFVLLSLRHVFELGGAGALLSGEPFLNPATTAAGVSAGAALAAYSFLGFDAVTTLTEETVDPRRTMPRAILLITLIGGGIFVVVAYSTQLAHPGSAFAAPDSAVFEIARTIAGDAVAALLLAGLVVAQFASGLAAQAGAARLLFAMGRDDVLPRRLFGRVHPRFRTPAVNLALTGAIGLVAMFLDVSTSTSFINFGAFVAFTAVNLSVIGLFLRERKGGRRLPWWSHVLLPGIGALIDLWLLVNLDPAALTLGLSWLVLGTAYLAYRTDLFRRPPPETHDIPTPEPATSTP